The Zygosaccharomyces rouxii strain CBS732 chromosome A complete sequence genome window below encodes:
- the SSL1 gene encoding TFIIH/NER complex subunit SSL1 (highly similar to uniprot|Q04673 YLR005W Saccharomyces cerevisiae SSL1 Component of RNA polymerase transcription factor TFIIH), whose translation MPPVIDPESDEDEEQVQVSSKETRRHKRELDQDEENDNDDDEGDVKSGSKSSSNPKDRNGKASKDPKRNGRSARRNKTSNKALQGASGGYAWEDEIKRSWDLVPADDEGDMAALAASIVESRKKRTAQKNISPYQRGIIRTLILVLDCSEAMLEKDMRPNRHAMLVQYSIDFVHEFFDQNPISQIGIVSMRNGLAHMISQVSGNPQDHVDALKSIRKQEPKGNPSLQNALEMTRGLLLPVPPHCTKEVLIVFGSLSSTDPGDIHLTIGSLVQEGIRVKIIGLSAQVAICRELCKATNYGDESFYKVPLDEIHCKELFAEAVTPLPVNKINKGFTLVKMGFPTRIFEEAPTFCACHSKLLYGGYFCPNCQSKVCSLPMVCPCCDLMLILSTHLARSYHHLMPLKTFSEVPTGQVFPTENCFSCQVRFPTVKNHKTGELLTSSRYRCEDCLKDFCIDCDVFIHEILHNCPGCESKPTIT comes from the coding sequence ATGCCGCCAGTAATCGATCctgaatctgatgaagacgagGAACAAGTTCAAGTTTCCTCCAAGGAAACTAGAAGACACAAGAGGGAATTAGACCAAGACGAAGagaatgataatgatgatgatgaaggcGACGTAAAAAGTGgatctaaatcttcatcaaaccCTAAAGATCGTAATGGGAAAGCTAGTAAAGATCCAAAACGTAATGGTAGAAGTGCAAGAAGGAATAAGACGTCTAATAAGGCATTACAAGGTGCAAGCGGTGGTTATGCATGGGAAGACGAGATTAAGAGAAGTTGGGATTTAGTGCCagctgatgatgaaggtgatatGGCAGCATTAGCGGCTAGCATAGTAGAGTCCAGAAAGAAAAGGACTGCACAAAAAAATATTAGTCCGTATCAAAGAGGTATTATTAGAACGTTAATACTTGTATTGGATTGTAGTGAAGCGATGTTAGAAAAGGACATGAGACCTAATAGGCATGCCATGTTGGTCCAGTACTCTATTGATTTCGTTcatgaattttttgatcaaaatccTATTTCACAGATTGGTATCGTTAGCATGCGTAATGGCTTGGCACATATGATTAGTCAAGTTAGTGGTAACCCACAGGATCATGTAGACGCTTTGAAATCAATTAGGAAGCAGGAGCCAAAAGGTAATCCATCTTTACAGAATGCATTAGAAATGACAAGGGGGTTGCTGTTGCCGGTGCCGCCTCATTGTACTAAGGAAGTTCTTATAGTCTTTGGTTCACTGTCGAGTACAGACCCTGGTGATATTCATCTAACGATTGGATCACTAGTGCAAGAAGGTATACGTGTAAAGATTATTGGTCTGTCGGCACAGGTTGCTATTTGTCGAGAATTGTGTAAGGCAACCAATTATGGTGATGAGTCGTTTTACAAAGTGCCTCTGGATGAGATTCattgtaaagaattattTGCTGAGGCAGTGACGCCGCTTCCAGTTAATAAAATCAATAAAGGTTTCACGTTGGTTAAGATGGGCTTTCCTACGAGAATTTTCGAAGAAGCGCCCACCTTTTGTGCATGCCATTCTAAACTGTTGTATGGTGGATATTTTTGTCCAAACTGCCAAAGTAAAGTATGCTCACTGCCGATGGTTTGTCCTTGTTGTGATTTAATGTTAATATTGTCTACCCATTTAGCGAGATCCTATCACCATCTAATGCCGTTGAAAACTTTCTCAGAAGTACCTACTGGACAAGTATTTCCAACGGAAAATTGTTTCAGTTGTCAAGTGAGATTCCCTACCGTTAAAAATCATAAAACCGGTGAACTTCTAACCAGTTCTAGGTATAGATGTGAAGACTGtctcaaagatttttgCATTGATTGTGATGTCTTTATTCATGAAATTTTGCATAATTGCCCCGGTTGTGAATCTAAACCAACCATAACGTGA
- a CDS encoding uncharacterized protein (no similarity), protein MSMISYEGEMDLEKCVQMYEEEEIELPEDSTSGKLVYFLAPYFFEKTWIYDIIVSLSGAFISSAVLLVYISLRDFYHNPLESELSVEFSPLWTISHYFLCFTFSFLNFIHHRKKVNIETKALQKLLKEVAGVDLTGDPVAWRRIASRVNHFSEETGYRYSLFYSGEHCMRFFVREIVKPIECQTYDIRCYCEGEMYSNFWKNPSNKALTERALAKYNKSVENFGELSHTAERDEFRDGTFERFRNIFNTSILYFWVIELGSFLILLLTFIISMIVWGIFHSFATA, encoded by the coding sequence ATGAGTATGATAAGTTACGAAGGTGAAATGGACTTAGAGAAGTGTGTGCAGATgtatgaagaggaggaaataGAATTGCCAGAGGACAGTACTAGTGGAAAGTTGGTATACTTCCTTGCCCCATATTTTTTCGAGAAAACATGGATATACGACATTATTGTTTCTCTTTCAGGTGCATTTATTTCATCGGCTGTACTATTAGTGTACATTAGTTTGCGAGACTTTTATCATAATCCACTCGAATCAGAACTTTCAGTCGAATTTTCTCCCTTATGGACGATCAGTCATTATTTCCTATGCTttactttttcttttttgaaCTTTATTCACCATAGGAAAAAGGTTAATATTGAGACAAAAGCGCTCCAAAAGTTATTGAAGGAAGTGGCTGGGGTGGACCTAACCGGGGATCCAGTAGCTTGGAGGAGAATTGCATCGAGAGTTAATCACTTTTCTGAAGAGACAGGATATCgttattctcttttttaCAGTGGGGAGCATTGTATGCGCTTTTTTGTGAGAGAAATCGTAAAACCAATAGAATGCCAGACCTACGACATCAGATGTTATTGCGAAGGAGAAATGTACagcaatttttggaaaaatccatcaaataaGGCGCTAACTGAGAGAGCACTTGCGAAATACAACAAGAGCGTTGAGAactttggtgaattatcaCATACGGCtgaaagagatgaatttagagatGGTACTTTCGAGAGGTTTCgcaatattttcaacacCTCAATTCTTTACTTTTGGGTAATAGAATTAGGGTCCTTTTTGATTTTGCTGCTGACCTTCATTATCTCGATGATTGTATGGGGCATTTTTCATTCATTCGCTACCGCTTAA
- a CDS encoding uncharacterized protein (no similarity) — translation MSMISDESEMDLEKCVQMYEEEEIELPEDSTSGKLVYFLAPYFFEKTWIEDILFSLSGAFFSSVAVFVYFSLRDFYHNPLESELSVDFCPLWTISHYFLCFTFSIFSFINDRKTVNIETKVLQKLLREVAGVDLTEDPVAWQRIASRVNHFSEETGYRYSLFYSGEHCMHFFVREIVKPIECQTYDIRCYCEGEMYSNFWKNPSNKALTERALAKYNKSVENFGELSHTAERDEFRDGTFERFCNIFNTSMLYLGVIEFASIFILLLTFIISTIVWAIFHSFATA, via the coding sequence ATGAGTATGATAAGCGACGAAAGCGAGATGGATTTAGAGAAGTGTGTGCAGATgtatgaagaggaggaaataGAATTGCCAGAGGACAGTACTAGTGGAAAGTTGGTATACTTCCTTGCCCCATATTTTTTCGAGAAAACATGGATAGAAGACATTctattttctctttcaggtgcatttttttcatcgGTTGCAGTATTTGTGTACTTTAGTTTGCGAGACTTTTATCATAATCCACTCGAATCAGAACTTTCAGTCGATTTTTGTCCCTTATGGACGATCAGTCATTATTTCCTATGCTTTactttttctatttttAGCTTCATCAACGATAGGAAAACGGTTAATATTGAGACAAAAGTGCTCCAAAAGTTATTGAGGGAAGTGGCTGGGGTGGACCTAACCGAGGATCCAGTAGCTTGGCAGAGAATTGCATCGAGAGTTAATCACTTTTCTGAAGAGACAGGTTATCgttattctcttttttaCAGTGGGGAGCATTGTATGCACTTTTTTGTGAGAGAAATCGTAAAACCAATAGAATGCCAGACCTACGACATCAGATGTTATTGCGAAGGAGAAATGTACagcaatttttggaaaaatccatcaaataaGGCGCTAACTGAGAGAGCACTTGCGAAATACAACAAGAGCGTTGAGAactttggtgaattatcaCATACGGCtgaaagagatgaatttagagatGGTACTTTCGAGAGGTTTTGTAACATTTTCAACACTTCAATGCTTTATTTGGGGGTAATAGAATTTGCGtccatttttattttgcTGCTGACCTTCATTATCTCGACGATTGTATGGGCCATTTTTCATTCATTCGCTACCGCTTAA
- a CDS encoding uncharacterized protein (no similarity), giving the protein MSMISYEGEMDLEKCVQMYEEEEIELPEDSTSGKLVYFLAPYFFEKTWIYDIIVSLSGAFFSSVAVFVYFSLRDFYHDPLESELSVEFCPLWTISHYFLCFTFSIFGFINDRKKVKIETKVLQKLLKEVAEVDLTGDPVAWQRIASRVNHFSEGTGYRYSLFYSGEHCMRFFVREIVKPIECQTYDIRCYCEGEMYSNFWKNPSNKALTERALAKYNKSVENFGELSHTAERDEFREGIFERFCNIFNTSMLYLGVIEFASFFILLLTFIISMIVWGIFHSFATA; this is encoded by the coding sequence ATGAGTATGATAAGTTACGAAGGTGAAATGGACTTAGAGAAGTGTGTGCAGATgtatgaagaggaggaaataGAATTGCCAGAGGACAGTACTAGTGGAAAGTTGGTATACTTCCTTGCCCCATATTTTTTCGAGAAAACATGGATATACGACATTATTGTTTCTCTTTCAGGtgcatttttttcatcgGTTGCAGTATTTGTGTACTTTAGTTTGCGAGACTTTTATCATGATCCACTCGAATCAGAACTTTCAGTCGAATTTTGTCCCTTATGGACGATCAGTCATTATTTCCTATGCTTTactttttctatttttGGCTTCATCAACGATAGGAAAAAGGTTAAGATTGAGACAAAAGTGCTCCAAAAGTTATTGAAGGAAGTGGCTGAGGTGGACCTGACCGGGGATCCAGTAGCTTGGCAGAGAATTGCATCTAGAGTTAACCACTTTTCTGAAGGGACAGGATATCgttattctcttttttaCAGTGGGGAGCATTGTATGCGCTTTTTCGTGAGAGAAATCGTAAAACCAATAGAATGCCAGACCTACGACATCCGATGTTATTGCGAAGGAGAAATGTACagcaatttttggaaaaatccatcaaataaGGCCCTAACTGAGAGAGCACTTGCGAAATACAACAAGAGCGTTGagaattttggtgaattatcaCATACGGCtgaaagagatgaatttagagaGGGTATTTTCGAGAGGTTTTGTAACATTTTCAACACTTCAATGCTTTATTTGGGGGTAATAGAATTTGCGTCCTTTTTTATTTTGCTGCTGACCTTCATTATCTCGATGATTGTATGGGGCATTTTTCATTCATTCGCTACCGCTTAA
- a CDS encoding uncharacterized protein (no similarity), with translation MSMISDESEMDLEKCEQTCEEEEIELPEDSSGGKLTYFLAPYFFEKTWIEDIIFSLSGAFISSAAVLVYFSLRDFYHNPLESELSDEFCPLWTISHYLLCFTFSIFSFIDGREKVNIETKVLQKLLKEVAEVDLTEDPVAWRRIASRVNHFSEETGYRYSLFYSGEHCMRFFVRQIVKPIECQTYDIRSYYEGEICSNFWKNPPNKALTERALAKYNKSVENFGELSHTAERDEFRDGIFERFRNIFNTSILYFWVIELGSFLILLLTFIISMIVWAIFHSFATA, from the coding sequence ATGAGTATGATAAGCGACGAAAGCGAGatggatttagaaaagtgTGAACAGACGTgtgaagaggaggaaataGAATTGCCAGAGGACAGTTCTGGTGGAAAGTTGACATACTTCCTTGCCCCATATTTTTTCGAGAAAACATGGATAGAAGACatcattttttctctttcagGTGCATTTATTTCATCGGCTGCGGTATTAGTGTACTTTAGTCTGCGAGACTTTTATCATAATCCACTCGAATCAGAACTTTCAGATGAATTTTGTCCCTTATGGACGATCAGTCATTACCTCCTATGCTTTactttttctatttttAGCTTCATCGACGGTAGAGAAAAGGTTAATATTGAGACAAAAGTGCTCCAAAAGTTATTGAAGGAAGTGGCTGAGGTGGACTTAACCGAGGATCCAGTAGCTTGGCGCAGAATTGCATCTAGAGTTAATCACTTTTCTGAAGAGACAGGTTATCgttattctcttttttaCAGTGGGGAGCATTGTATGCGCTTTTTTGTGAGACAAATCGTAAAACCAATAGAGTGTCAGACCTACGACATCAGGAGTTATTACGAAGGAGAAATATGCagcaatttttggaaaaatccaccaaataaGGCCCTAACTGAGAGAGCACTTGCGAAATATAACAAGAGCGTTGAGAactttggtgaattatcaCATACGGCtgaaagagatgaatttagagatGGTATTTTCGAGAGGTTTCgcaatattttcaacacCTCAATTCTTTACTTTTGGGTAATAGAATTAGGGTCCTTTTTGATTTTGCTGCTGACCTTCATTATCTCGATGATTGTATGGGCCATTTTTCATTCATTCGCTACCGCTTAA
- a CDS encoding uncharacterized protein (no similarity) produces MSVISYESEMDLEKCVQTFEEEEIQLPEDSSGGKLTYFLAPYFFEKTWISNILASLSAAFMSSAAPLVYFSLRDFYHDPLESELSDFLSPLWMIIHYLLCFTFSIFSFIDDRKKVKIETKVLQKLLKEVAEVDLTGDPVAWQRIASRVNHFSEGTEYRYSLFYSGEHCMRFFVREIVKPIERQTYDIRYYCEGKMYRNFWKNPSNKALVERAVANYNKNVKNFGELSHIAEKDECRDDIFEKFRNIFNISMLYLGVIEFASFMIMILTFIISMIVWGIFHSFATA; encoded by the coding sequence ATGAGTGTGATAAGTTACGAGagtgaaatggatttagaaaagtgTGTGCAGACGtttgaagaggaagaaataCAATTGCCAGAGGACAGTTCTGGTGGAAAGTTGACATACTTCCTTGCCCCATATTTCTTCGAGAAAACATGGATATCCAACATTCTCGCTTCCCTTTCAGCTGCATTTATGTCATCGGCTGCACCGTTAGTGTACTTTAGTCTGCGAGACTTTTATCATGATCCACTAGAATCAGAACTTTCAGACTTTTTATCTCCCTTATGGATGATCATTCATTACCTCCTATGCTTTactttttctatttttAGCTTCATCGACGATAGGAAAAAGGTTAAGATTGAGACAAAAGTGCTCCAAAAGTTATTGAAGGAAGTGGCTGAGGTGGACCTGACCGGGGATCCAGTAGCTTGGCAGAGAATTGCATCTAGAGTTAACCACTTTTCTGAAGGGACAGAATATCgttattctcttttttaCAGTGGGGAGCATTGTATGCGCTTTTTCGTGAGAGAAATCGTAAAACCAATAGAGCGTCAGACCTACGACATCAGATATTATTGCGAGGGGAAGATGTAcaggaatttttggaaaaatccatcaaataaGGCGCTAGTTGAGAGAGCAGTTGCAAATTATAACAAGAACGTTAAAAACTTTGGTGAGTTGTCACATATTgcagaaaaagatgaatgTAGGGATGATATTTTTGAGAAGTTTCGCAACATTTTCAACATCTCAATGCTTTATTTGGGGGTAATAGAATTTGCGTCCTTTATGATTATGATACTGACCTTCATTATCTCGATGATTGTATGGGGCATTTTTCATTCATTCGCTACCGCTTAA